The Polypterus senegalus isolate Bchr_013 chromosome 10, ASM1683550v1, whole genome shotgun sequence genomic interval GCTGcctattttaaatgttaatgaatAATGAAacgtaataaaaagtaaagtgaaaaaGTAGAAGTAAAGAAGTAAAACGTattaaaaagtacattaaaaaaatgtaattatattaaaaacaatatcatgaatgactttatcctctaacttctataaacgttgcttttttcacatttctgtacGCATATTGTTCGGGATGTTTTCTCTTTCTCGTTTATTGGACGATTCTctttgttgttgatttttattaTGTGCACCTCTTCTTTTGTTCACTTTCTCTTTTTCGACTTGGCGCTCATTTTCTATCACGATCTAAAATTCAATGTTCGTGAGTCGATAATTTGCCTTTCTGCTTTGCCATAACAAGCGACTGCGTTGAAGGGCCAGTTAGCAGAACTGAGAGTGTCGCGGGGGTGGGACATTGAGGGAGGATGTGTGCGCAGCGAGAGTAACGATTGGGCGAGCGATGTGGAGGGGCGTGGTCAAGGCTAAATAATACGGACACAATGGAAACCTTTTTTAATATAGcagagagataataataataataataataatatcctaCTTTGTGCAAGTAGCTTCATACAAGTCCTTCAGCCCTCAAATAAACCAACGTTAAAcaggacaaaatgaaaaagagggtacacattattattattattattattattattattattattattgttatttgaatAAGAGGAATGCAATTTTCTCTGTCCATCAGGATCTGGGTTCATTTCACTGGGGCATGGAGCACTTGAGCCTGTTCAGAGAGCTAAGCAATAGATGGCATCAGTGACGTAGCTAAGGGTGGACAGAGGGGGCAGTTTGCACagggtggcacatttttgggggtggcattattggccaaaaggctcagtacaattcgtgtgtaagcagcagggttcggaaaaataatATCACTCATAAGTGAAAATAGTAAAATTCTGtaatttttatccacaaatgcttcgagaaattttttttgtgaaggcatcagacacagcagttgaaatttatgaggcaaaaagaaaataaacataaacattacaccatcagaatttctaggaagataaacaactcattttcaatttataattttgtttcattatcaatccGAAGGCGTTCTTGCTCATcctcacctatcacttgtacactacactggttctggttttcgcagcgtaattatattaaactaataattagaacacggcttatcagtgcgtctatactatattcttctctagctgatgcttataaattattatattttcaaaatgattgtggtttctctatatatgattaaatctatgcaaaatgtatcttaatttttctctagacatgttaattttctgtttgaataggttaacatattcagatatgttggagggtggcaaattgaagcagcGCCCAGCCCCGAGTGACATGAACTCCAGCTACGCCACGGGATGGcatgccagtccaccgcagggttaTGCTCCCACTTGGCACAGATTTAGATTTGCCCCTGACCCTAAAGCACCCCTGTAGATGTGGCAGGATGGCAGAGCCGACATGCAGCAAGCATTTGGATCCCGCAGAGACCCCTTTGCACAAGGAGACAGCACTCACCACCGGGTGCCGTCTCTTACCGTTTGGTTTAGTGGCAGATAAACAGACGTTTTGGACCTGAGATCACATTCTGCAGCCGAAGCATGTAAACAGGCCCCAAATGTAACGTAATTAGCGATGGCGATTACAGCTTGTTAGGCATCAGCAGCTCTGCATTCCAGGCGCCCCGCCAAATAAACTGAGTGGCTTACCAGGTTGTTGCCAGCTGAGGATTTTGGAATTGGGTTTGCGTCTTCAgtgtggtggaaaaaaaaaatccaaagaaagtCGCCTTTTTCAGTGCACTTCTTCATCAGGCGAGTCTGGcctaagagctcgagtgtttactcaaaagttcaaaatccaaaacaaacaagTCCTCCGAAATGGGGGCGCCTTGTCAAGTTCAGGCCACTTGCGTAAAGCAAAACCTGGCAGCTCCAAAATAAACGTCCTGTGGCTTCCAGACTCTTTACTTATTGGCTGAGGTGGTAGAGCGTGACAAACCCGCCTCACACCTCTGAGGACCTGGGTTCAGTTCTCTGTGTGGCACCGGCACCTcctccaggtgtctgtgtggcttttctCCTAAAACCATGCAAATGAGGCTAACTGGCATCTCAGTAAGCATACCCAATGTTGGACTGGCATCTTGTGCATACCTGGTGCCTGATGCTGCCCAGCTTCCCGTGATACCCGAGTAAGCCCATCTCCATTTCCATTTCtatttatccaaagcgacttgcaaaacagaacaacatcagCCTGGGGGGCTGACAGGGCAAGGGTCCAAAACTGAGTGATGAAAATACCCGCGTGTTACGCTTCATTAATCAGAGGAACTACTCAAAGCCTTTATCAGGTAGCCAGAAATTCACAGAACAAGAGGGTCTTCAAAACGCTTCTTAAGCACATGGAGGGGGTCAGCAGTTTGAATGGAAGTAGGCAGCCTGTTCCACCCGCTATGCGCCACACAAGAAAAGGGTCTGGACTGAGATTTTAATACCAGACCagggtggcatcaccagacatgaAGGCAGAGGAAAGATCTAGAAGGATGAGgacagatgacatgttggtagcaaCCGTGATGCCTGACTGATTACCACCAAACAGTCTGGTAAGGTAGAGCCTTGTGTCGAGATGGATAGAAAGGAGAGGAGCGAGACTTTTCTCTGTGATTCCCTTCTTGAGATGGGTCCAGCGTGGGCTTCTTGAAAAGGGGAGCTATTGGGACACTCAGAATAAAGGATGGGTGAGTGGAAGGATCCCTGGATAGAGTAGCTTTTCCTAAATTTTTTtagaagcatccatccattttctaattcaTTTCCACAGCATTCAGTGTAACAacacacaacacctcatcactaatcaagaaagcccagcagagactacacttcctgaggcggctgaagcgagcaagaaTTCCCCCTTCCATCTTCACCacgttctacagaggcaccattgagagtgttctgaccagccgcatcactgtctggtatggcaactgcgaCATATCTGACcacaaaggatagtgaagacagcagagaacatcattggggtgcctctcccttcactacaggacatattttacaaacgcagtgtccacaaggcctgcagcattgagcaggacccccttacacccctcacgtggacttttcacacttctgccatccaagattaaatactgcagcatcagagtcagatctgccaggctgccggatagtttttacccccaagctgtcagactccttaacaccaggctgccccttGGGATCtgccacacggcctcaaccacctctagaAACAGAACTTTTGTACATCAAGCCACTGACctgtaaagacgagtgtgcagggagagaagaactgaaaatctcatactgacctttaaggattttgacactcttgatatccttctgctgtgaaacattctgacctgtcattgatTACACACGTCTTCAACAACTATCATCAtgcactgatcatttctgtattatcaatatctattatttatttattatattacatatttattgattatatttatgtatctagattgcataataccgtACAGGGCAGCAatgtggcacagtgatagcgcttctgcctcgcagttaggagacctggatttgcttcctgagtcctccctgcgtggagtttgcatgttctcctcgtgtctgcgtgggtgtcctcccacagtccaaagacatgcaggtgaagcgcattggtgatcctaattgtccctagtgtgtgcttggtgtgtgggtgcccggggtttgtttcctgccttgcgacctgtatTGGCTGATATTGGCTCCagctgaaccccatgaccctgtagttaggattgcactatatataaaaaaagatgcaTAGTTCTAAAATGGGACTAAACTAGGAATAGACAGTGTAAAAGGAGACAAAGGGTTAGGAGACCACCCTGGTGTCCCTGTGCAATTGAAGGTTTGTGCGTGCAACAAGTTCCAGACAGGAGTTCAAACTGAACTCTGGTCTTATGacttccaggcaggaaggggcgggtccaggaagGCAGACATTAAAAATGATACCAGAGTTGGAATGGCTGTCAGGCTTCCATTCTGCAGAGAAAAGGCACCAAGCCCAGGCACCAGAGCTCTTAAGCTGCCTCACAAGAACACGtgtggtgatagatagatagatagatagatagatagatagatagatagatagatagatagatagatagatagatagatagatagatagatagatagatagatagatagatagatagatagatagatagatagatagatagatagatagatagatagatagatagatagatagatagatagatagatagatagatagatatgaaagtcgcTATATAAAAATAGGTAAATaggtagatataaaaggcactatagatatagatattgtggaggatggcccggacacacacagacggacatcgtatgttcacccaacacacgtttatttacagtaatatttacagttcgtgcactccccagtgcctcctgcaccgttcccccaatgtccagggcacacagtccaatagccttctggctgcctccagtcctctctccagctccgtctttctTCCACCCGagttccgctactgaatgaagggaggcggccccttatataggaaaccggatgggctccagctgcttcccaggaTTCCTCCACAGACAcgacccagtgtggcggaagtgccggctgcgcaccagaaagccctccgggtgtcccctgtcttcttccccccagcgcttcctggtgtagcggaagtgctgggctccaggtttctacaggcaccggggcaccgcctggcggtggccacgggtccctacaggactgggcttccaagccctttacccgtggcccccaacataaccagggcggtcaccccctcgcgTCCCAGCCAGTCTCCAGCCCCAGCCGGAATGCCACAATATGCATGCCATTATATGATAatgagcgctgctgcctcgcagtaaggagacttgggttcgcatcccaggtcctccctgcgtgaagtttgcatgttctccccttatctgcatgagtttcctccaacaatccaaagacatgcaggttaggtgtattggagattctaaaatgtccctagtgtgtgcttggtgtgtgtgtgtgtgtgtgccctgcggtgggctggtgctctgcccagggtgtacttcctgccttgcaccctgtgttggctgggattggctccagcagacccctgtgacactgtagttaggatatagcgggttggataatggatggatggatagatatataataatgatagattttaaaggcactgtaagatagatagatagatagataaggcattaTGTCATTAATAGACAGATGTATTCTAGCAGTGTGTCATCTTTTTCTTCCTGATCCAGTAGTGAGTAtctaaagatgtttttttttttattcattcagaaTTCCATTGTAATTTTGTATCCTGCTCTTCTTTTAGGTTAAATCAATTTCAAGATTTCCCATCCCAAGCACCTCTTCCTCTCCACCCACCACCATGAACGTGTCCAGTCTCAGCTGGTGTTTCCTGGTTAATTTACCGCCGTTGCCGAAGACCAATTCCACCAGCAGCATCACGTCTCCCTGGTTCTCCACCATTTTCTGCATCATTGGCCTCAGCTCCAATCTCTTTGCATTGTTCGTCCTTCTGAATGCCTACCAACGGACCCAGAGCAGCTCCCGATCTTCGTTCCTCATCTTTCTTTCTGGTCTTGTGGTGACGGATTTCTTGGGCCTGCTGGTGACCGGAGCAATTGTTGTGACGTACCACTTTATGCACTTTAGTTGGGAAATAGTGGATCCCTGGTGCAATCTCTGCAACTATATGGGCATCTCGATGGTCTTTTTTGGGTTGAGCCCACTGCTTTTGGGAGCCACCATGGCAGTGGAGCGCTACATGGGAATTAACCGACCGTTCTCCAGGTCGACCAGCACCTCGAAGCAGCGTGCTGTGCTTACTGTGGCTCTGGTTTGGGCTTTCgccctcttcattggcctcctGCCTATATTTGGATTGGGCCGCTATGAACTGCACTACCCGAAATCATGGTGCTTTTTCCGCATTGCATCTGAGGCTACGGATTTGGCCTTCTCCTTAACGTTCTCCATGGTGGGGCTCCTCTCTGTCGTGATGTCCTTCATCCTTAACACAATCAGTGTGGTGACGCTCTTCAGGGTGTGCTGCAATCGTGACACAGTGCAGAGGAGACGCGATCACGAGGTCGAGATGATGGTGCAGCTCGTGGGAATCATGGTGATTGCATCCGTCTGCTGGAGTCCAATGCTGGTGAGTGCTGTCCATGTTGGTGATCACTTGAGACCAGGATGCAGCAGAGTTGTGTGTGCAAACCCACTCGGTTCATCAAGCTAATTTGGTAACCTGATGTTTCAGGTTCTCCAGTCATTCTACAGACCTCTGATCTCAGACTGCAGTGATATAGATAGGGACTGGTGGGAACAACGGGAGGGGATAGCATCAGGTGTGAACGATGGGGGCAATAACGAGAATAAACAACAAGAACATAACAAGTTACAGAAACAAAAGGAAGGGCAAACAGGGGGTGGGACGGAAAGACCTCAAATGGAAAAGAGGTTTTAATGTGAGGTTTGGAaattaggtagatagatagatgtg includes:
- the tbxa2r gene encoding thromboxane A2 receptor, producing MNVSSLSWCFLVNLPPLPKTNSTSSITSPWFSTIFCIIGLSSNLFALFVLLNAYQRTQSSSRSSFLIFLSGLVVTDFLGLLVTGAIVVTYHFMHFSWEIVDPWCNLCNYMGISMVFFGLSPLLLGATMAVERYMGINRPFSRSTSTSKQRAVLTVALVWAFALFIGLLPIFGLGRYELHYPKSWCFFRIASEATDLAFSLTFSMVGLLSVVMSFILNTISVVTLFRVCCNRDTVQRRRDHEVEMMVQLVGIMVIASVCWSPMLIFIAQTVLSNRPVQIRFLLIYLRIATWNQILDPWVYILFRRSVLKRIYPKIGISRSSIMTLYPTLTTSLRRKLTQESVLA